One region of Daphnia pulicaria isolate SC F1-1A chromosome 7, SC_F0-13Bv2, whole genome shotgun sequence genomic DNA includes:
- the LOC124349735 gene encoding calcium/calmodulin-dependent protein kinase kinase 1-like isoform X2 has translation MRVVFQLVTHVNASECCKTSEGDESSKTIHPNSCPRLKYIRKVKIDKSEKHTQINQYSLREFIGQGSYGIVQLAYNKFDNQNYAMKILSKKKMLKRAGFFGRLAPQRKKSDKGSTGSTSHPLDRIYREINVLKKLSNPNIVKLVEVLDDPVQDNLYLAFELLDLGAVVSDESNGNPMEENQARIHFRDLLLGIDYLHRNHVVHRDIKPANLLLGCDGRLRIADFGVSCEFHGAEDIVLETAAGTPAFHAPEALAGSGRFHGKAADVWAMGVTLYFLVYGALPFSDTNISALQKLIQHQELRFPDEFNTSAQLRDLLKHMLDKDPSRRITVSEMKEHSWVTCDGTWLFQEEENSCNIDCFDNIVIDESPLYPPVFSIPSIPYLSSLTRLMKTMFLKHSFHLPSFKFS, from the exons ATGCGTGTTGTGTTTCAGCTCGTTACGCACGTAAACGCTTCAG AATGCTGCAAGACCTCAGAGGGAGACGAAtcgtcaaagaccattcaccCAAACTCGTGCCCCCGTCTCAAATATATTCGGAAGGTGAAAATTGATAAAAGCGAAAAACATACCCAAATCAACCAATACTCGCTAAGAGAATTTATCGGCCAG GGATCCTATGGAATCGTCCAGTTGGCTTACAACAAATTTGACAACCAAAACTAT gccATGAAAATCCTTtccaagaagaaaatgttgaaaagggCCGGTTTCTTCGGTCGACTAGCCCcgcaaagaaagaaatctgaTAAAGGAAGCACTGGATCGACATCTCATCCGCTGGATCGCATCTATCGTGAAATCAACGTTCTTAAGAAATTGAGCAATCCTAACATTGTCAAATTAGTGGAGGTGTTGGACGATCCAGTTCAAGACAATCTTTACTTGG CTTTTGAATTACTTGATCTGGGAGCAGTTGTGTCAGATGAGTCGAACGGTAATCCGATGGAAGAAAATCAAGCCAGGATACACTTTCGTGATTTGTTGTTAGGAATTGACTAcc TGCATCGCAATCATGTCGTCCATCGTGACATCAAGCCAGCCAATTTGCTTCTCGGCTGTGACGGAAGGTTGCGCATTGCCGACTTCGGTGTCAGTTGCGAGTTCCATGGAGCGGAAGACATTGTGCTGGAAACCGCGGCCGGAACGCCGGCTTTTCACGCTCCGGAAGCATTGGCGGGCTCGGGTCGATTTCACGGCAAGGCAGCGGATGTTTGGGCCATGGGGGTCACTCTCTATTTTCTCGTCTACGGAGCTCTGCCCTTCAGCGACACCAACATCTCGGCCctgcaaaaattaattcaacatCAAGAATTAAGATTTCCGGACGAATTTAACACCTCTGCCCAACTGAGGGATTTGCTTAAGCACATGCTGGACAAAGATCCGAGTCGAAGGATTACCGTGTCAGAGATGAAAGAGCATTCGTGGGTGACTTGTGACGGGACCTGGCTGTTTCAAGAAGAGGAAAACAGTTGCAACATCGATTGTTTTGATAATATTGTTATCGACGAATCTCCGCTGTATCCACCAGTTTTCTCCATTCCTTCCATCCCGTACCTCAGTTCGCTGACTCGTCTAATGAAAACTATGTTTCTCAAACACTCTTTTCATCTTCCCTCTTTCAAATTCAGTTAA
- the LOC124349735 gene encoding calcium/calmodulin-dependent protein kinase kinase 1-like isoform X1: MVILLVLPCAFVIVGLIKFLMLQRPNYASECCKTSEGDESSKTIHPNSCPRLKYIRKVKIDKSEKHTQINQYSLREFIGQGSYGIVQLAYNKFDNQNYAMKILSKKKMLKRAGFFGRLAPQRKKSDKGSTGSTSHPLDRIYREINVLKKLSNPNIVKLVEVLDDPVQDNLYLAFELLDLGAVVSDESNGNPMEENQARIHFRDLLLGIDYLHRNHVVHRDIKPANLLLGCDGRLRIADFGVSCEFHGAEDIVLETAAGTPAFHAPEALAGSGRFHGKAADVWAMGVTLYFLVYGALPFSDTNISALQKLIQHQELRFPDEFNTSAQLRDLLKHMLDKDPSRRITVSEMKEHSWVTCDGTWLFQEEENSCNIDCFDNIVIDESPLYPPVFSIPSIPYLSSLTRLMKTMFLKHSFHLPSFKFS, translated from the exons ATGGTCATCCTGTTAGTTTTGCCCTGTGCCTTCGTGATTGTCGGCCTGATTAAATTCTTGATGCTGCAACGACCAAATTATGCATCAG AATGCTGCAAGACCTCAGAGGGAGACGAAtcgtcaaagaccattcaccCAAACTCGTGCCCCCGTCTCAAATATATTCGGAAGGTGAAAATTGATAAAAGCGAAAAACATACCCAAATCAACCAATACTCGCTAAGAGAATTTATCGGCCAG GGATCCTATGGAATCGTCCAGTTGGCTTACAACAAATTTGACAACCAAAACTAT gccATGAAAATCCTTtccaagaagaaaatgttgaaaagggCCGGTTTCTTCGGTCGACTAGCCCcgcaaagaaagaaatctgaTAAAGGAAGCACTGGATCGACATCTCATCCGCTGGATCGCATCTATCGTGAAATCAACGTTCTTAAGAAATTGAGCAATCCTAACATTGTCAAATTAGTGGAGGTGTTGGACGATCCAGTTCAAGACAATCTTTACTTGG CTTTTGAATTACTTGATCTGGGAGCAGTTGTGTCAGATGAGTCGAACGGTAATCCGATGGAAGAAAATCAAGCCAGGATACACTTTCGTGATTTGTTGTTAGGAATTGACTAcc TGCATCGCAATCATGTCGTCCATCGTGACATCAAGCCAGCCAATTTGCTTCTCGGCTGTGACGGAAGGTTGCGCATTGCCGACTTCGGTGTCAGTTGCGAGTTCCATGGAGCGGAAGACATTGTGCTGGAAACCGCGGCCGGAACGCCGGCTTTTCACGCTCCGGAAGCATTGGCGGGCTCGGGTCGATTTCACGGCAAGGCAGCGGATGTTTGGGCCATGGGGGTCACTCTCTATTTTCTCGTCTACGGAGCTCTGCCCTTCAGCGACACCAACATCTCGGCCctgcaaaaattaattcaacatCAAGAATTAAGATTTCCGGACGAATTTAACACCTCTGCCCAACTGAGGGATTTGCTTAAGCACATGCTGGACAAAGATCCGAGTCGAAGGATTACCGTGTCAGAGATGAAAGAGCATTCGTGGGTGACTTGTGACGGGACCTGGCTGTTTCAAGAAGAGGAAAACAGTTGCAACATCGATTGTTTTGATAATATTGTTATCGACGAATCTCCGCTGTATCCACCAGTTTTCTCCATTCCTTCCATCCCGTACCTCAGTTCGCTGACTCGTCTAATGAAAACTATGTTTCTCAAACACTCTTTTCATCTTCCCTCTTTCAAATTCAGTTAA